The nucleotide sequence GCCCGACAGGTCCGCACCCCAGCTGGGCATGGGCTTGCGGTTGAAGATGTCGAGGGCCTTGAGGCGCTTCTCGAGCATCCAGCTGGTCTCGCTCTTCTTCTCCGAGATGTCGCGCACGACGGCCTCGGACAGGCCGCGCTTGGCGACGGAGCCCGCTTCGTCGGAGTCCGCCCAGCCGAACGCGTAGTGGCCCAGGGAGGCGATCGTCTCGTCCTGGGTCATGGTCGGCGCGGCGACGGGCGTGGCGGCCGTCGGGTCGACCTCGTTCTGGGTGACTGTCATGCGTGCTCCTTTCGGAGAGCGGTGCGGTTCGGCGCGGGCTGCGCGCCGGTTGGTACGTGGGTGGTGCACACCGGGTCGCCGTTGGCGATGGTGGCCAGGCGCTGCACGTGGGTGCCGAGCAGGTCCGCGAACACGGAACGCTCGGCCTCGCACAGCTCTGGGAACTCTGCAGCGACCTCTGCCACCGGGCAGTGGTGCTGGCACAGCTGGACGCCGTTGCCGACCTCGCGGGTCGATGCGGCGTAGCCCGCGTCAGTCAGTGCCTGGGCCAGGCTATCGGCCGTGGCTGCGGCACTCTGGTTCGGCTGGACCCGACTGGTGATGGCGGCGACGCGGCGGCGGGCGAACTCCCGGACCGCTGAGTCTCCCCCGAGCTCGCGCAGCTGGCGCAGCGCGGACGCCGCCAGCTCCGACAAGCCCTCCGAGCGGCCGAAGCGCGCCCGGCCGGTCGCGGTGAGCAGGTACTGCCGGGCGGGCCTGCCCCGACCCCGGCGCACCAGGGCGGGTGCACTGATGCTGGTGGCCTCGTCGCTGGCCACCAGCGCGTCCAGGTGTCGCCGGATCCCCGCGGGGCTAACCCCGAGGGTCTGCGCCACGTCGGACGCCGTGACCGGACCCTTCTCCAGCAGCTCGCGGGCCACGCACTCCCGGGTCTGCTGCTCCTGGGCACGGTGGGGCACACCCAGGGACTTGGCCTGCTCGGTCCGTCCAGGCAGCGCCGCGGCGGCCCGCGGACGGGTCACCGGACTCTCCTGCGCAGATAGGACCTTTTTCACAACACTAGTGTGACGCAATTGCCGTGGCGCTGTCCACTCGTGGGCCGTGGCGGTGTGCCGTGTCACCACGCGTGACCCGACTAGGGTGTCGCTGTGACACCGGCGGGACGAACACGGCGTGGTGACGGTCCCAGGGTGGCGTCGTCCGCCTCCGCAGCGGCACCGCCCGCGGAGGCGGGACGTCCACCGGAGCACCGGCGCTCGGTGCTGAGCACCGGCATCGCCCGCCTGCACGACGTGGAGCCACCGGCCGCCGCGCTCTCCCGGGCCGAGCTGGCCCAGCTGCGCGCCGCCCGCCGCCTCGGCGCCACCGGCACCGTCCTGATGGCCCTGGGCTCGCTGGGCGCCGGCGCCAACCCGGTGCTGCAGAACCCGCTGCAGGGGGTGCGGCTGCTGGGCCTGCCCGCCCGGATGCCCGCCACCGCGCTGGCCATCACCATCACCGGGATGATCCTGGTGGTGCTGGCGTGGCTGGTGATCGGTCGCTTCGCCAGGGGCGGCGCCCCGCGCCGGATGTCCCGCTCCCAGCTCGACCGCACCCTGCTGCTGTGGGCGCTGCCGCTCACCGTGGCGCCGCCGATGTTCAGCAAGGACGTCTACTCCTACCTGGCGCAGAGCGAGATCGCCGCCCGCGGGCTGGACCCGTACGTGCTCGGGCCGGCGCAGGCACTGGGGGTGAGCAACGTCCTCACCCGCACGGTCCCCACCATCTGGCGGGACACCCCCGCCCCCTACGGGCCGTTCTTCCTGTGGATCGGGCGCGGCATCTCCTCGATCTCCCGGGACTCCATCCTCACCGGCATCTTCCTGCACCGGTTGCTGGCCCTGGTCGGGGTCGCGCTGATCGTGTGGGCCCTGCCCCGGCTGGCCCGGCGCTGCGGGGTGGCCCCGGTGTCCGCGCTGTGGCTGGGTGCGCTCAACCCGCTGGTGCTGTTCCACCTGGTCTCCGGCATCCACAACGAGGCGCTGATGATCGGCCTGATGCTGGCCGGGGTCGAGCTGGCGCTGCGCGGGGTGGAGACCGCCGGGCCGCTGCGCGGGCGGGCCCTGCTGCTCCTCCTCGCCGGCTCCGCCCTGGTGGTGCTCTCCGCCGCGGTCAAGGTGCCCTCGTTGCTGGCGCTGGGCTTTGTGGGGATGGCGCTGGCCCGGCGGTGGGGGGCGAGCCTGCGTGCGGTGGTGGCGGCCGGGGCCCTGCTGCTCGGGGTGACGGCGGCGGTGTTCCTGCTCATCGGCGGGCTCAGCGGGCTGGGCTTCGGCTGGACCAAGACGCTGGGCACCGCCAACGCCGTGCGCTCCTGGATGTCGATGTCCACGCTGTCGGGCATGCTCACCGGCCTGGTCGGCAAGCTGCTGGGCCTGGGCGACCACACGTCAGCGATCCTCACCTACACCCGGCTCATCGGCTCGGCGCTGGCGACCTACGTGGGGGCCCGGATGCTCTTCGCGGTGCTGCGCGGGCGCCTGCACGCCGTGGGCGGGCTGGGCATCACCCTGGGAGCAGTGGTGCTGCTGTTCCCGGTGGTGCACCCCTGGTACCTGCTCTGGGCGGCGATCCCGCTCGCGGCGTGGGCGTCGGCGCCGGCCTACCGCCGGGTGGCGGTGGCGGTGTCCGCGGCCGTGGCGGTGCTGCTGATGCCCAACGGCGCGGAGTATCCGCCGTTCGTCATCGTGGAGGCCGCGGCGGCTGCCGTGGTCGTCGCCCTGGTCGCGATGTTCCTCACCCGCAAGGTGCTGCCGTGGCGGGAGTTCCTTCGGCCTGCCGCTCTGCCCGGTCGACCGGCCGCATACGCTGGCACCCCGTGACCTCTGCTTCCTCCGCGCCACCCGCTGCCGCCGTGCAGCTGCGCGACGTGGTCAAGTCCTTCGGTCCCACCACCGCGGTAGCCGGGCTCAGCCTCGAGGTGCAGCCCGCCCAGGTGCTGGCGCTGCTCGGCCCCAACGGCGCCGGCAAGACCACCACCGTCGAGATGTGCGAGGGCTTCTCCGCCCCCGACTCCGGCACCGTGCGCGTGCTCGGCCTCGACCCGGTGGGCCAGAGCGACGAGCTGCGTCCGCGGATCGGGGTGATGCTGCAGGGCGGTGGCGCCTACCCGGGTGCGAAGGCCGGGGAGATGCTCCGCCTCATCGCGGCCTACTCCGACCGCCCGCACGACCCGGACTGGCTGCTGCGCACGCTCGGGCTCACCGACGCGGTGCGCACGCCCTACCGGCGGCTCTCCGGCGGGCAGCAGCAGCGCCTGGCGCTGGCCTGCGCGCTGGTCAACCGCCCGGAGCTGGTGTTCCTGGACGAGCCGACTGCCGGTCTGGACGCCCAGGCCCGGCTGCTGGTCTGGGACCTGGTGGACGGGCTGCGCCGCGACGGGGTGAGCGTGGTGCTCACCACCCACCTCATCGACGAGGCCGAGGAGCTGGCCGACCACGTGGCGATCGTGGACGCCGGACGGATGGTCGCCGAGGGCACGCCCGCCGAGCTGACCACCGTCGGGGCCGAGCAGCAGCTGCGCTTCTCCGCGCCCAGCCGCCTGGACGTCGAGCTGTTGGCGCTGGCGCTGCCGGAGGGCTACATCACCTCGGAGCCACAGCCGGGGCGCTACCTGGTGGAGGGCGAGATCACCCCGCAGGTGCTGGCCACGGTCACCTCCTGGTGCGCGCGGATGGACGTGCTCGCCACCGACCTGCAGGTGGCACGACGCAGCCTGGAGGACGTGTTCCTCGAGCTGACCGGACGGGAGCTCAGACGATGACAGCGCAAGCCGATGCCCGCGGGCAGGCCGAGCCGCGCTTCCCCGCCGGGACCTTCGCACCGGACCCGCGCCCGGCCACCCCGGGGCGGATGCTGCTGGCCCAGGGCCGGCTGGAGCTGCTGCTGCTGCTGCGCAACGGCGAGCAGCTCCTGCTCACGATGCTCATCCCGATCACGCTGCTGGTGGGTCTGAGCCTGCTGCCGATCGTGGACCTGCCCGAGCCCCGGGTGGACTCGGTGGTGCCGGGTGTGATGGCTCTCGCCGTGATGTCCACCGCGTTCACCGGGCAGGCCATCGCGGTCGGCTTCGACCGCCGCTACGGCGCCCTCAAGCGGCTGGGCGCCACCCCGCTGCCGCGCTGGGGGATCCTCGGCGGCAAGGTGGCCGCGGTGCTCGTGGTGGTGGCGCTGCAGGCGCTGCTCCTCGGGGTGATCGGCCTGGCCATCGGCTGGCGGCCCAGCGTCGCTGGACTTGCCCTCGGCGTGATCGCCCTGGCAGTGGGGACTTTCGCCTTCGGCGCGCTGGGCCTGCTGATCGGCGGCTGGCTCAAGGCCGAGATCGTGCTGGCGCTGGCCAACATCATCTGGTTCGTGCTGCTGGGCCTCGGCGGCATCGTGGTTCCGTTGGACCGGCTGCCCGACGCCCTCGCCGAGATCGCCCGGCTGCTGCCCTCCGGGGCGCTCACCGAGGTGCTGCGCGAGGCGACCATGCACACGTCGGTGAACCTGACCGGGCTGCTGGCGCTGCTCGTGTGGGGTGTGGTGGGAGCGCTCGCCGCGACCCGCACCTTCCGCTTCACCTGACTCCCCCTACCATCGTTCACGTGCACCTCCCCGGCCTCTCGGCACTCCCCCAGCTGTCCGTTCCCGCCCAGCGCAGGTTCACCTTCGTGGCCGCGCTGACCCAGGCCGGGATCGCGGTCACCGGGGCGGTCGTGCGGGTCACCGGGTCGGGCCTGGGCTGCCCCACCTGGCCGCAGTGCTTCCCCGGCAGCATGGTGCCGACCGGCGCCCACGACGTCCCCGCCTACGAGCAGGCCATCGAGTTCGGCAACCGCCTGCTCACCTACGTGGTGACCGCGGCGGCGGTGGCGGTGCTGCTGGTGGTGCTGCGCGCAGGACGGCGCACGTCGCTCAAGCGCTACGCGTGGTCGCTGCCCCTGGGCACCGTGGTGCAGGCCGTGCTCGGCGGCATCACCGTGCTCACCGGGCTGGAGTGGTGGACCGTCGCCCTGCACCTGCTGGTCTCCACCGTGCTGGTCTGGCTGGCGGTGCAGCTGCACGTCGGGGTGGGCCAGCCGGACACCGGGCAGCCGCACCTGACGGTGCCGCCGCCGCTGCGGACGCTGCTCGCCGTGGCCACCGCCGTGCTCGCCGCCCTGATGGTCGCCGGGACCATGGTCACCGGCGCAGGACCGCACGCCGGCAACTCCGAGACCCCCCGCCTGGACCTCGACATCCCGGCACTGGCCCAGCTGCACGCCGAGCTGCTGGTCGGCTACCTGGGCCTGCTCGTCGGTGCCTACTTCGCCTTCAAGGCGGTGGCCGCACCCCGCGCTGTCCTGCGGCAGTGGTGGATCCTCGCCGCGGTGGTGCTCGCTCAGGGCGGGATCGGGGTGGTGCAGTACTTCACCGGCGTCCCCGAGGCGCTGGTGGCCGCCCACGTCGCTGGTGCGTGTGCCACCACCTGGGCCATGGCCGCGCTCTGGGCCAGGACCCGCGTGCGGACGCCGCTCACCGAGGACCTGGCCGACCGCTCGCCCCAGCTGAGCCCGGCCGCTGCCCACTAGGCCGCAGCGGCGGCCGGGGCGGCCTGCTCGCTAGCAGCCACCGCCACCCCCGTCGCCACCGCCACCGCCGTCACCGCCTCCGCCGTCGAAGGAGGAACCGCCGTGGGAGAAGGAACCGCCACCGTCGAAGCCGGACGTGGGGGACTCGCTGGTGGTCCGGCCCTGCGGGCCCGGGCGGTGCCGTCGCGCGACCAGGGTGGCGATGGCAACCACGACGAGCATGAGGCCCATGAAGACGAACGGGTTGTTCAGCGGCAGGTGGATCGCCCTGCGCACACCGTCGGGGACGAAGGCGAAGCGCACGTGCTCGTCGATCACCACGAGCGCAGGGATGCTCAGCAGCACGGCCAGCTGCAGGCCGGGGCCGGGACGACGACGACGCGCAGGCACGGGGGGCACAGCAGGACCCTAGTGCGGAGAAGGTGCGCGCGTGCGCCGTTCACGCACGCGCGCCGGGTGGGCTAGGCCAGGCGGGCCGAGCGCCGCACCCAGTCCGCCGGATCCCGGTCGACCACGCAGTACTCCCGACCGGCCGGGTCGCGCAGCACCGTCCAGTCCTCGGTGCGCCGCACCACCTCGGCGCCCAGACCCTCGTGCCTGCGCACCTCGGCGTCCCGGTCGGCCGCAGCGACGTCCAGGTGCGCCCGGGTGGGACCGCTCTCCTCGTCCAGCCGCTGCAGGAGCAGGTGCATCGGCAGCTCGTCGGGCGAGACGAGCCGCTCGAACACCATCGAGGTGATCCTCGGTTGCACCGGCCAGCCGGTCAGCTCGCGCCAGAACGCCGCCTCGGCGTCGTAGCGGTCCCGGGCGACGTCGATGCAGATCTGGTCGACCGCGGACGCGCCCTCCGGCCAGGGTGCCGGTGCCGCGCGGCGCGACTCCCCGGCGTGCGCCACCAAGCAGAACGGCAGGCCGCCGGGCGAGGTGAGCACCACCAGCCCGTCCCTGGGTCGGCTGGTGACCGTCGCCCCCAGCGCGGTGGCCTCGGCCACCGCCTGGTCGAGGCCGGCGACGTAGAGGTCGAGGTGCACCCGGGGCGCGTCGTCGACCTCCTGCAGCCACAGGTGTGGATCTGCGTCCACCGGCTCCAGCGGCACCAGCTCGCCGTGCTCTCCCCGGGGCGTGGCGGACACCGCGTGCCCGCTCACCGAGCTCCAGAACCGCGCGAGCTGCTCGCCCTGGGACGCTGGGGTGTCCAGGAAGGCGTTGATCCACCGCACCGGCACGTTCATCGCGTCGAGGCGGAGCTACTTGTCGCGAGCCAGGTACCCGGCCATCCTCTTGGCCAGGCCCTTGGGGGTCTTCACCGCGCCGGCGAGCTCACGGTCCCACTCGGCCTGCGTGGCGGTGGAGCGGGCCACCAGCTGCTCGGCGGTCTCCATGTCCGGAACCACCACGTCGCCCAGCGTGCCGTCGGCACCGACCAGCGTCACCCGCACGGCGCTGCGGCCGACGTACTGCACCACCGCGGTGGCACCGTCGCCGTGCTCGGCGGCGAACTTGTCCACCGTGCTCACCGCGCCCTTGGGGGCGTCGGGGTCGACTGGTTTCAGCTCGTTCGGCTCGCTGTCGCTCATGCGAGCACCTTAACGGGTCAGCCGGGGAGCCCATCGGGTAGGACTTACCCCGTGCGCGCCATCCAGATCACCGCCACCGGCGGACCCGAGGTCCTCGTCCCCACCACCGTCGCCGAGCCCGTGCCGGGGCCGGGCGAGCTGCTGGTCAGCGTGGCCGCGGCGGGGGTCAACTACATCGACACCTACTACCGGACCGGCCAGTATCCGGTGGAGCTGCCGTCCGTGCCCGGCCTGGAGGGCGCCGGCGTGGTGCAGGCCCTCGGCGCGGACGTCACCGACTTCGCGGTGGGTGACCGGGTGGCCTGGTGCTCCGCACCGGGCAGCTACGCCGAGCAGGTGGTGGTGCCCGCCAGCGCCGCCGTGGCGGTACCGGCCGGCGTGCCGGACGACCAGGCGGCCTCGGCGCTGCTGCAGGGCATGACGGCGCACTACCTGCTCACCTCCACCTACCCGGCCCAGCCCGGCGACACGGTCCTGCTGCACGCCGGCGCGGGCGGGGTGGGGCTGATGCTGACCCAGCTGGCGGTGGCCGCGGGCGTCACCGTCATCACCACGGTGTCCACCGACGCCAAGGCCGAGCTCTCCCGCACGGCCGGCGCCGCGCACGTGCTGCGCTACGGCGACGACCTGGCTGCGCAGGTGCGCGAGCTGACGGCGGGCGAGGGGGTGGCGGCGGTCTACGACGGCGTGGGCGCGGCCACCTTCGACGCCAGCCTGGCCGCGCTGCGGGTGCGCGGGACCTTGGCGCTGTTCGGGGCTGCCAGCGGGCCGGTGCCACCGGTGGACCCCCAGCGGCTCAACGCGGCGGGGTCGCTCTACCTCACCCGCCCCACGCTGGCGCACTACACGCGCAACCGCCCGGAGCTCACCTGGCGGGCCGACGCCGTGTTCGGGGCCGTCGTTGACGGCAGCCTGCGGGTGCGCGTGGGAGCCACCTACCCGCTGTCCGAGGCCGCCCAGGCGCACCGCGACCTGCAGGCGCGGTCCACCACGGGTTCGCTCGTCCTGCTGCCGGAGCCGAGCGGGAGGAACAGCTAGAGCAGGGTGGGCAGGTTCAGCACGGAGTCGACCGCGATGCCGATGAACAGCAGCGACAGGTACGTGTTGGACAGGTGGAAGAGCTTCATCGGGTTGGTCTGCCGACCGGCCTTGGTGGCCGCGTACAACCGGTGGGCCATCACCAGGAACCAGGCGCCGGTGAGCACGGCCACGGCGGCGTAGAGCCATCCGGTGGCCGGCAGCAGCAACAGGCTGACCGCCACCATCACCCAGCTGAAGAGCACGATCTTGCGCGTGACCTCCTGCGCGGTGGCCACCACCGGCAGCATCGGCACGCCGGCCGCGCGGTAGTCCTCCTTGTAGCGCATCGCCAGCGCCCAGGTGTGCGGCGGCGTCCAGAAGAAGATGATTCCGAACATGACCGCTGCCGGCCACTCCACCGTGCCGGTCACCGCGGCCCACCCGATGACCACCGGCATGCACCCGGCGGCGCCGCCCCACACCACGTTCTGGGTGGTGCGGCGCTTGAGCACCAGGGTGTAGACGAGGACGTAGAAGAGGATGGTCGCCACGGCGAGGACACCGGCGAACAAGTTGGTGGTGGCCCACAGCCAGAAGAAGGACAGCACGCCCAGCGCGAGCCCGAAGACCAGCGCGTGCCGGGTGGGCACGGTCTCCCGGGCGAGGGCGCGTCGAGCTGTGCGCTTCATCACCTTGTCGATGTCGGCGTCAGCCACGCAGTTGAGCGTGTTGGCGCTGGCCGCGGCGAGCATCCCACCGAACAGGGTGGTGAGCACCAGCAGCGGCAGGGGCAGCGGCAGCGGGTCGACACCGCGCTGCGCCAGCAGCATCGCCGGGATGGTGGTGACCAGCAGCAGCTCGATCACGCGGGGCTTGGTCAGCCCGACGTAGGCGCCCACCTTGGCGCGAAGGCGCTGACCAGCACCGTGACCCGGCCCCGGCGTCGCCTGCGCTCGGCTGGTCCGTTCCGCTGTCCGCACCGCTTCTCCTCAAATAAGATTCGGCCGTCAGTACAGAACTGTGACCCTCTACCGCGAGCAATGGTAGACGGCCTGCGGGCCACCACCCGCCCCGCACCGAGGAGTGTGGCGAGAACGTCAGCCCCGGGGTGACGGGGCATCGGCAGCCGGTGGCGCCCAAGATCATCGCCGACATCGTCATTGTGGTGCAGCCGCACTAGGCTTGGCCGCAGACAACGGGCAACCGGAGGCAGGACCCCGACGCCACCCTGTGCGCCGCACGGCGTTGACGTCGGGTCTCACCGCTGGTCCCACCCAGCAACAGTGTCAGGAGCCCCACGACGTGCCGGTGACCGCCGAGATCAGTGCCCTCACTCGACCCAACTACCCCGACGGCTGGTCGGAGCTGGACACCCGCGCCGTGGACACCGCGCGGGTGCTGGCCGCCGACGCCGTGCAGCACAAGGGCAACGGCCACCCCGGCACCGCGATGAGCCTGGCGCCGCTGGCCTACACCCTCTTCCAGCGGGTGATGCGCCACGACCCCACGGACGCCGACTGGATCGGTCGCGACCGCTTCGTGCTCTCCGCCGGGCACTCCAGCCTGACGCTGTACATCCAGCTGTACCTGGCCGGCTACGGGTTGGAGCTGCAGGACCTCAAGGAGCTGCGCACCTGGGGCTCGGCCACCCCCGGCCACCCCGAGCACCGGCACACCCCGGGCATCGAGATCACCACCGGCCCGCTGGGCCAGGGGCTGGCCTCGGCCGTGGGCATGGCGATGGCGGCCCGCCGCGAGCGCGGCCTGTTCGACCCGGAGCCGGAGCTGGGCCAGAGCCCGTTCGACCACCACGTGTACGTGATCGCCTCCGACGGTGACATCGAGGAGGGCATCACCTCCGAGGCGTCCTCGCTCGCCGGCACCCAGCAGCTCGGCAACCTCGTGGTGATCTACGACGACAACAAGATCTCCATCGAGGACAACACCGACATCGCGCTGAGCGAGGACACCGCCAAGCGCTACGAGGCCTACGGCTGGCACGTTCAGGTGGTGGAGGGCGGCGAGGACGTCGTGGCCATCGAGCGGGCGCTGCTTGCAGCCCGGGACGAGACGAGCCGTCCCTCGATCATCGTGCTGCGCACCATCATCGGCTACCCCGCCCCGAAGAAGATGAACACCGGTGCCGCGCACGGTGCCGCCCTCGGCGACGAGGAGGTCGCCGCCGTCAAGAAGGAGCTGGGCTTCGACCCGGAGAAGTCCTTCGAGGTGAGCGACGAGGTCATCAAGCACACCCGGCAGGCCAAGGACCGCGGCACCGCGGCGCACGAGGACTGGGAGCCCACCTTCCAGGCCTGGGCCGAGCGCGAGCCCGAGCGCAAGCAGCTGCTGGACCGGCTCCTGGGCCGCACGCTGCCCGACGGCTACGCCGACAACCTCCCCACCTGGTCCACCGACGACAAGGCCGTGGCCACCCGCAAGGCGTCGGAGGCCGTGCTCAACGCCCTCGGCCCGGTGCTGCCCGAGCTGTGGGGCGGCTCGGCCGACCTGGCCGGCAGCAACAACACCACCATCAAGGGCTCGGACTCCTTCGGCCCCACGTCGATCTCCACCGACACCTGGACCGCCCAGCCCTACGGGCGCACCCTGCACTTCGGGGTCCGCGAGCACGCCATGGCGGCGGCGCTCAACGGCATCGCGCTGCACGGGCCCACCCGCCCCTACGGCGGCACCTTCCTGGTGTTCAGCGACTACGAGCGTCCCGCGCTGCGGCTGGCCGCGCTGATGAAGTCGGCCGTGATCCACGTCTGGACGCACGACTCCATCGGCCTCGGCGAGGACGGCCCCACCCACCAGCCGATCGAGCACCTGGCCACGCTGCGGGCCATCCCCGGCTTCAGCGTGGTGCGCCCTGGCGACGCCAACGAGACCGCCGCCGCCTGGAAGGCCGTGCTGGAGCGCCCCGAGGGCCCCGCCGGTCTGGCGCTCACCCGGCAGAACATCCCGATCCTGGCGGGCACCAGCACCGAGGGCGTCGCCCGCGGCGGCTACGTGCTGCAGGACGCCGAGGCGGGCCCGCTGCAGGTGATCCTCATCGGCACCGGCTCCGAGCTGCAGATCGCGGTGGCCACCCGGGAGACCCTGGAGGCACAGGGCATCGGTGCGCGCGTGGTCTCCATGCCCTGCGTGGAGTGGTTCGAGGAGCAGGACGCCGACTACCGGGAGTCCGTGCTCCCCGCCGCGGTCAAGGCCCGCGTGGCGGTGGAGGCGGCCTCGCCGCTGACCTGGTACCGCTACGTCGGGGACGCCGGCGAGATCGTCGGCCTCGACCACTTCGGTGCGTCCGCCGACTACGAGACGCTCTACCGAGAGTTCGGCATCACCGATGAGGCGGTGACGGCTGCCGCGCAGCGGTCCCTCGCCCGAGTGGAGGCATGACAACCATGACAGACGTGAACACCGCAGGCACCAGCCCTGCGACCGAGCAGAACCCGAACCTGGCCGCGCTGTCGGCGGCCGGGGTGAGCGTGTGGCTGGACGACCTCTCCCGGGAGCGGCTGCGCACCGGGAACCTGGCGCAGCTGGTGCAGACCCGCAGCATCGTGGGCGTCACCACCAACCCGACGATCTTCGCCGGGGCGCTGTCCAAGGGCGACGCCTACGACGCCCAGCTGCGTGAGCTGGCCGCCCAGGGCGCTGACCTCGACACCACCGTGCGGGTGCTGACCACCGACGACGTCCGGGAGGCCTGCGACGTCCTGCGCCCGGCGTGGGAGGCCAGCAGCGGCCGCGACGGCCGGGTCTCCATCGAGGTCGACCCCCGCCTGGCGCACGAGACCGACAAGACCGTCGAACAGGCGGTCGAGCTGTGGAAGATCGTCGACCGGCCGAACGCGATGATCAAGATCCCCGCCACCGAGGAGGGGCTGTCGGCCATCACCCAGACCCTGGCCCAGGGAATCAGCGTCAACGTGACCCTGATCTTCTCCGTCGAGCGGCACCGTGCGGTGATCGACGCCTTCCTCGACGGGCTGGAGCAGGCCAGGACGGCCGGGCACGACCTCGCCACCATCGAGAGCGTGGCGTCGTTCTTCGTCTCCCGCGTGGACAGCGAGGTGGACAAGCGCCTGGAGGCCATCGGCACGCCGGAGGCGATGGAGCTGCGCGGCAAGGCTGCCCTGGCCAACGCCCGCCTGGCCTACGGCGCCTTCGAGGAGGTCTTCCAGGTCGGCTCCCGCTGGGCCGAGCTGGCCAAGGAGGGCGCACACCCGCAGCGCCCGCTGTGGGCCTCCACCGGAGTGAAGAACCCCGACTACTCCGACACCATGTACGTCAGCGAGCTCGTGGCGCCGAACACGGTGAACACCATGCCGGAGAAGACCCTGGAGGCCTTCGCCGACCACGGCGTGGTCACCGGCGACACCGTCAGCGACACCTCGGTGGCCGCCCAGGAGGTGTTCGACAGCCTGGAGCGCGTGGGCATCGACATCACCGAGGTCTTCCTCGCGCTGGAGAACGAGGGCGTGGAGAAGTTCATGGGCTCCTGGTCCGAGCTGTCCGAGACCGTGCAGGGCCAGCTGGACAGCGCCGCGAAGGCCTGAGCACGGCTGGTCCACCCGCCCCGAGCAACGAACGTCGAGCGACACCGAGGAGTACCTAGTGGCCCCTTCCGCCGGGTGGACCAACCCGCTGGCCGAGGGCTGGGTCAACCCGCTGCGTGACAGCAGGGACAAGCGGCTGCCGAGGATCGCCGGGCCTTGTGGCCTGGTGATCTTCGGCGTCACCGGTGACCTGGCCCGCAAGAAGCTGATGCCGGCCGTGTACGACCTGGCCAACCGAGGCCTGCTGCCGCCCGGCTTCGCGCTCGTCGGGTTCGCCCGGCGGGAGTGGGCCGACGAGGACTTCGGCAAGGTGGTGCACGACGCGGTGCGCGAGTACGCCCGCACGCCGTTCCGCGAGGACGTCTGGAACGCCCTCGCCGAGGGGTTCCGCTTCGTGCAGGGCAGCTTCGACGACGACGCGGCGTTCGACAGCCTGGCCGCCACCCTCGCCGAGCTCGACCGGGTGCGGGGCACCGGCGGCAACCACGCCTTCTACCTGTCGGTGCCGCCGGCGGCGTTCCCCACCGTCTGCGAGCAGCTGTCCCGCTCGGGCCTGGCCAAGCAGACCGACGGGGAGTGGCGGCGGGTGGTGATCGAGAAGCCCTTCGGCCACGACCTGCAGAGCGCCCGCGAGCTCAACGCGGTGGTCAACGAGGTGTTCCCCGAGGACTCGGTGTTCCGCATCGACCACTACCTCGGCAAGGAGACGGTGCAGAACATCCTGGCGCTGCGCTTCGCCAACCAGCTGTTCGACCCGATCTGGAACGCCCACTACGTCGACCACGTGCAGATCACCATGGCCGAGGACATCGGGCTCGGCGGCCGGGCCGGCTACTACGACGGCATCGGCGCCGCCCGCGACGTCATCCAGAACCACCTCCTGCAGCTGCTGGCGTTCATCGCCATGGAGGAGCCGATCAGCTTCGACCCGCACGAGCTGCAGGCCGAGAAGATCAAGGTGCTCTCCGCCACCCGGCTGGTGCAGCCGCTGGACGACACCACCGCCCGCGGGCAGTACACCGGCGGCTGGCAGGGCGGCCAGCAGGTGGTGGGGCTGCTGGAGGAGGAGGGCTTCGCCAAGGACTCCACCACCGAGACGTTCGCGGCGATCACCGTGGACGTGGACACCCGCCGCTGGGCGGGGGTGCCGTTCTACCTGCGCACCGGCAAGCGGCTGGGCCGGCGGGTCACCGAGATCGCGGTGGTGTTCAAG is from Rhodococcus sp. X156 and encodes:
- a CDS encoding quinone oxidoreductase — encoded protein: MRAIQITATGGPEVLVPTTVAEPVPGPGELLVSVAAAGVNYIDTYYRTGQYPVELPSVPGLEGAGVVQALGADVTDFAVGDRVAWCSAPGSYAEQVVVPASAAVAVPAGVPDDQAASALLQGMTAHYLLTSTYPAQPGDTVLLHAGAGGVGLMLTQLAVAAGVTVITTVSTDAKAELSRTAGAAHVLRYGDDLAAQVRELTAGEGVAAVYDGVGAATFDASLAALRVRGTLALFGAASGPVPPVDPQRLNAAGSLYLTRPTLAHYTRNRPELTWRADAVFGAVVDGSLRVRVGATYPLSEAAQAHRDLQARSTTGSLVLLPEPSGRNS
- the tkt gene encoding transketolase, coding for MPVTAEISALTRPNYPDGWSELDTRAVDTARVLAADAVQHKGNGHPGTAMSLAPLAYTLFQRVMRHDPTDADWIGRDRFVLSAGHSSLTLYIQLYLAGYGLELQDLKELRTWGSATPGHPEHRHTPGIEITTGPLGQGLASAVGMAMAARRERGLFDPEPELGQSPFDHHVYVIASDGDIEEGITSEASSLAGTQQLGNLVVIYDDNKISIEDNTDIALSEDTAKRYEAYGWHVQVVEGGEDVVAIERALLAARDETSRPSIIVLRTIIGYPAPKKMNTGAAHGAALGDEEVAAVKKELGFDPEKSFEVSDEVIKHTRQAKDRGTAAHEDWEPTFQAWAEREPERKQLLDRLLGRTLPDGYADNLPTWSTDDKAVATRKASEAVLNALGPVLPELWGGSADLAGSNNTTIKGSDSFGPTSISTDTWTAQPYGRTLHFGVREHAMAAALNGIALHGPTRPYGGTFLVFSDYERPALRLAALMKSAVIHVWTHDSIGLGEDGPTHQPIEHLATLRAIPGFSVVRPGDANETAAAWKAVLERPEGPAGLALTRQNIPILAGTSTEGVARGGYVLQDAEAGPLQVILIGTGSELQIAVATRETLEAQGIGARVVSMPCVEWFEEQDADYRESVLPAAVKARVAVEAASPLTWYRYVGDAGEIVGLDHFGASADYETLYREFGITDEAVTAAAQRSLARVEA
- a CDS encoding VOC family protein, with the protein product MNVPVRWINAFLDTPASQGEQLARFWSSVSGHAVSATPRGEHGELVPLEPVDADPHLWLQEVDDAPRVHLDLYVAGLDQAVAEATALGATVTSRPRDGLVVLTSPGGLPFCLVAHAGESRRAAPAPWPEGASAVDQICIDVARDRYDAEAAFWRELTGWPVQPRITSMVFERLVSPDELPMHLLLQRLDEESGPTRAHLDVAAADRDAEVRRHEGLGAEVVRRTEDWTVLRDPAGREYCVVDRDPADWVRRSARLA
- the tal gene encoding transaldolase — protein: MTTMTDVNTAGTSPATEQNPNLAALSAAGVSVWLDDLSRERLRTGNLAQLVQTRSIVGVTTNPTIFAGALSKGDAYDAQLRELAAQGADLDTTVRVLTTDDVREACDVLRPAWEASSGRDGRVSIEVDPRLAHETDKTVEQAVELWKIVDRPNAMIKIPATEEGLSAITQTLAQGISVNVTLIFSVERHRAVIDAFLDGLEQARTAGHDLATIESVASFFVSRVDSEVDKRLEAIGTPEAMELRGKAALANARLAYGAFEEVFQVGSRWAELAKEGAHPQRPLWASTGVKNPDYSDTMYVSELVAPNTVNTMPEKTLEAFADHGVVTGDTVSDTSVAAQEVFDSLERVGIDITEVFLALENEGVEKFMGSWSELSETVQGQLDSAAKA
- a CDS encoding heme o synthase, translating into MRTAERTSRAQATPGPGHGAGQRLRAKVGAYVGLTKPRVIELLLVTTIPAMLLAQRGVDPLPLPLPLLVLTTLFGGMLAAASANTLNCVADADIDKVMKRTARRALARETVPTRHALVFGLALGVLSFFWLWATTNLFAGVLAVATILFYVLVYTLVLKRRTTQNVVWGGAAGCMPVVIGWAAVTGTVEWPAAVMFGIIFFWTPPHTWALAMRYKEDYRAAGVPMLPVVATAQEVTRKIVLFSWVMVAVSLLLLPATGWLYAAVAVLTGAWFLVMAHRLYAATKAGRQTNPMKLFHLSNTYLSLLFIGIAVDSVLNLPTLL